ATGGTACCGGTGAACGTGTCGGCGCCCTTGCCGATGGCGCCCAGGAACACGTCGGTGCCGCCGTGCGTTTCGCCGCCCACGCCCATGCGCACCACGGCTTCCTGGTGATACGTGTTGGCGCTGGTGGCGGTGTCGTCGAGCGCCGCCTGGCCGGCGCGGCTGGCCTGCACGCGGTTTTCGCCGTTGCCGAAGCCGATGATCGAATACGGTGCGCCGTCGAGATCCTTGTCCACGGCGCCGGTCACGTAGTTCTTCACCACGCCCAGCACGCCGGCGTTGCCGGCCGCGGTCTTGCCGGTGCGCTTGGCGTAGCCGTTCAGCACCAGCGTGTGGTCGTGGTCGGCCGTGACGACGATCAGCGTGTTCTTCAGGTCCGGGTCGGCGACCTTGGCCTTGGCGATCGCCGCCTTGATGGCGTTGTCGAAGGCCACCGTGTCCTGCAGCGCCTTCTTGGCGGTGGTTTCATGCAGCGCGTGGTCGATGCGGCCGCCTTCCACCATCAGGAAGTAGCCCTTGCCGTTGCGGGCCAGCACATCCATCGCCTTGGTGGTCATGTCGGCCAGGCTCGGTTCCTTGGCCGGGTCGCGGTCCAGGTCGTAGCTCATGTGGCTGGACGTGAACAGCGCCAGCAGCTTGTCCGTCTTGGTGCCGTCGATGGCGGTGAACTCGGTGGTGTTGCCAGCGTAGGCGTAGCTCTTGGCCTTCAGCTCGGCCACCAGGTCGCGGCCGTCGGCACGCCTGCCGCCATCCTTGACCGGCTTGAAGAACTGGCTGCCGCCGCCCATGATCACGTCCAGGCCGGTGGCGCCCAGCGCGCTGTTGTAGCCCGCGGCGCCCGGCACCAGGGCCGCGGCGATGTCGTTTTCCAGGTCGCGGTGGCAGATGTGCGTGTAGGCGGCGGCCGGCGTGGCGTGCGTGATGCGCGCGGTGGATACCACGCCGGTGCCCAGCCCCTGCGCCTTCGCCAGTTCCAGCAGCGTGGTGGCCGGCGTGCCGTTGCCGGTGCCGCAGTTGTTGCCCAGCCGGTTGCCGGCCGAATCGAGTACCGGGCTCACGGCCTTGGTGTTCTGCGACATCGAGATGACTTCGTTGTTCATCTTCACGCCCGTCATGTAGGCGGCCATCGATGGCGCGCTGTCGGTAACCTGCGCATCGTTGGAGAAGGTCTTCACGAAGGCCGTTTCCGGCAGCGTGTCCATCGTCAGCTCGCCGTCCTCGCCGACCGAGTAGATGCGCGCGGCCGTCATCGTGGTCAGGCCCATGCCGTCGCCCAGGAAGAAGATCACGTTCTTCGGTTGCGGCACGTCGACGCCCGGTGTCGGCGTCGGCGTCGGGGTCGAGGCGGTGGAGTCGTTGTCGCTGCCGCAGGCGGCCAGCATTGTCAGGCTCAGTCCGGCGATTAGGAGAGACTTGCGGTTCATGTGATGGAATAGGCTGTTGGAAAAACCGCAACTGTAGCAACCGAACATGACCGGAAGATGACCTGGCAAGCGTTTTGAAAGGAACACGCAATCGAGCGCGCACCGGGCCTGCCAGCCAATCCCATGAGGCATCTTCATCAATCGACGCGGTGCCATTCCCGGACCATTCATGAGCCCTATTCATAAACCTATCCAGATTCCGCCGGTTTCCTGCCCCGCCTTTGCCGTTACCATGCACAGCCCCGGCAACCAGTGCCGCGCAACGCAAAGAACCGGAAAAGGAATTACCAATGACCGTCAAAGCCTATGGCGCCCACGCCGCCGACCGACCGCTCGAATCGATGGACATCGCCCGCCGCCCCCCGGGCGCGCACGACGTGCAGATCGACATCGCCTTCTGCGGCGTATGCCACTCCGACCTGCACACTGTGCGCGGCGAATGGGCCGGCACCGTGTTCCCGTGCGTGCCGGGCCACGAGATCGTCGGGCGCGTGAGCGCGGTCGGCCACCACGTCTCGCACCACAAGGTTGGCGACCTTGTCGGCGTCGGCTGCCTGGTCGACAGCTGCAGGCATTGCGCCGACTGCGAGGAAGGCCTCGAGAACTATTGCGACAACATGACCGGCACCTACAACTTCCCGACCGCCGACGCGCCCGGCCACACGCTGGGGGGCTATGCCGAGCAGATCGTCGTGCACGAGCGCTACGTTCTGCGGGTGCGCCACCCGGAAGCGCAGCTCGCCGCCGTGGCGCCGCTTCTGTGCGCCGGCATCACCACCTATTCGCCGCTGCGGCACTGGCATGCCGGCCCGGGCAGGAAGATCGGCATCGTCGGTATCGGCGGCCTCGGCCACATGGGCATCAAGCTGGCACGGGCCATGGGAGCGCACGTGGTGGCGTTCACCACGTCCGCATCGAAGCGCGGGGATGCCGAGGCGCTCGGCGCCCACGAGGTGGTCGTGTCGACCGATGCGGCCGCGATGGCGGCCCAGGCCAACAGCCTCGACCTGATCATCAACACGGTGGCGGCACCGCACGACCTGGATGCCTTCACATCGCTGCTCAAGCGCGACGGCACGATGACGCTGGTGGGCGTGCCGGCTTTGCCGCACCCGTCCCCGGCGGTGTTCAACCTGGTCGGCAAGCGCCGCTCGATCGCCGGCTCGATGATCGGCGGCATTCCGGAAACGCAGGAAATGCTGGACTTCTGCTTCGAGCACGGCATCGTCGCCGACATCGAAATGATCCGCGCCGACGAGATCAACGATGCCTACGAACGCATGCTCAAGGGCGACGTCAAGTATCGCTTCGTGATCGACAACGCCACGCTGGCATGAGTGCTGAAATGACCGCGAGCCGCGACCACGGCCTGGAAAAGCCCGCGGCATGGGGCGCGGTCTGCGCCATGGCGCTCGGCGCCTTCGCGCTGATCGCTTCGGAGTTCATGCCCGTCAGCCTGCTGACGCCGATCGCCGCCGACCTGCGCATTACCGAGGGCCAGGCCGGCCAGGCGATCGCCATTTCGGGCGCGTTCGCGTTGCTGGCCAGCCTGTGCGTCGCCCCGCTGGCCGGGCGGCTCGACCGCAAGACGCTGCTGCTGTCGTTGACGCTGTTGATGATCGCTTCCGGCACCGTCGTGGCGCTCGCGCCCGATTACCACGTGTTCATGTTCGGCCGCGCGTTGATCGGCGTGGCAATCGGCGGCTTCTGGTCGATGTCGGCCGCGACCACGATGCGGCTGGTGCCCGACCGCGACGTGCCCCGCGCGCTGGCGATCCTCAACGGCGGCAATGCGCTGGCGGCGATCGTGGCCGCGCCGCTCGGCTCCTTCCTCGGTTCCATCATCGGCTGGCGGGGCGCATTCTTCTTCGTGGTGCCCCTTGCCGCGCTCGCGCTGGCTTGGAAGTTCGTCAGCCTGCCATCGATGCCCGCGCAGGATGCGGCGCGCGGCAACGGCGTGGTGCGGCTGATGAAGCGGCCCGCCGTCGCCCTCGGCATGGCGGCGGTCAGCCTGTTCTTCATGGGCCAGTTCGCGCTGTTCACCTACCTGCGGCCGTTCCTGGAAACGGTGACCGGAGCGGGCGTCTCCACGCTGTCGTTCATGCTGCTCCTGCTCGGCGCCGCCGGCTTCGCCGGCACGACGCTGATCGGCGGATTCCTGGGAAAGGGCCTGTACCGGACGCTGGTCGCCATTCCCGCGATGATGGCGGCGATCGCGGTGGCGCTGGTCGCCTTCGGCGGCTCGACCGCGGCAACGGCGGCGCTGCTGGCCGCCTGGGGCCTGGTCGCCACCGCGGCGCCCGTCGGCTGGTGGACCTGGCTGGCGAAGACGCTGCCGCGCGACGCCGAAGCGGGCGGCGGCCTGATGGTGGCCGTGGTGCAGCTGGCCATCATGCTGGGCGCCACCGCCGGCGGCCTGCTGTTCGATGCCGGCGGCTACCGGTCCACTTTTTACATGAGCGCCGCGGTGCTCGTGGTTGCGGCCGTCCTGGCCGCGCTGGCTGCCCGCGCGGCATCGCATGCGCAGGCTCGCTGATCGTTGATGAAAGGATTCAAAATGGAACTGAAACGTGCAGGCTCGCAGCCTTCGATGAAAGGGCCGGACGACTGGTTCACCGGCACCGTGCGGATCGATCCGCTGTTCGCCGCGCCGGCGCCGTCGCGCGTGTCGACGGCCAGCGTGACATTCGAACCGGGCGCCCGCAGCGCCTGGCACAACCACCCGCTGGGCCAGACGCTGATCGTGACCGCCGGCTGCGGCTGGACCCAGTGCGAGGGCGAAGCCAAGGTTGAAATCCGCGCCGGCGACGTCGTCTGGTGTCCGCCCGGCCACCGGCACTGGCATGGCGCGACCGCCACCACGTCGATGACGCATATCGCCGTGCAGGAGGCGCTCGATGGCGTCAACGTCAACTGGATGGAGAAAGTGGCGGACGCGGATTACCTGTCCGCGCTGGCCGACGGCGCTTCGCACGACCATTGACGGCCATTCAGCCCTTGTAGCGGATCGCGTCGATCACCAGCCCCAGCGCGCGCGACGAATTGCGGCGGCTGGGGTAGTAGGCGTGCAGGCCGGGGAAGGCGGGGCACCAGTCCGCCATCACGCTGACCAGGCTGCCATCGCGCACGTGCCGGCCGACCAGGCTCTCGGGCAGGAATGCCAGGCCGATGCCGCCCAGCGCGGCATCGCGCATCGGATACACGTTCGTGAACACCGCCTGACCGCGCACGCGCGCCTCGAGCGCTTGTCCCTCATGTTGCAGTTCCCATGCATACAGGCCGCCGCTGCTGGCCAGCCGCAGGCAGATGCAGTTGTGCTTCAACAGGTCCTGCATCGAGGCCGGCACCGGGCGCCGCGCGAAGTAGGCGGGCGAACCCACGATCATCATCGGCTCGTCGCCCGTCAGGCGCACGGCGATCATGTCCTTTTCCACCTGGTCGCCGTAGCGCACGCCGATGTCGTAGCGCTCGGCGGCGATGTCGACCAGGCGGTAATCGGAACTGATTTCCACGTGCAGGTCGGGATAGAGCGGCAGCAGCGGCGCGATGCGCGGCCACAGCACCGCATCGACCACGTGGTCGATCGCGGTGATCCGCACCGTGCCGGAAGGCTTGTCGCCCATGTCGCTGATGGCCGTGAGTTCGGCTTCGATTTCCTCGAGCCGCGGCGCCACGTTCTGCAGCAGCCGTTCGCCGGCTTCGGTGGGCGACACGCTGCGGGTGGTGCGCGTGAGCAGGCGCACGCCCAGGCGGGTTTCCAGCGCGCGGATGATGTGGCTGAGCGCCGATTGGGTCATGCCGAGCTTGGCCGCGGCGCGGGTGAAACTGCGTTCGCGGGCGACCGCCAGGAAGACGAGGATATCGTTGATGTTGTCGCGGGCCATCGGGCGCCTTCGGGAAACGAAGCGGCCGATGATACACGCTCTATAATTCTCGCGCCGATTGATGAAGGGGATTCATTGAACGTTGGCCCGGGCGTGAGGCGCATCCTTCAGCACCGCCTGCCCGTTGACCAGCCACGCCACCGCGAAGGCGATCACGGCGCATGTTTCCGGCCAGAACACGGACTGGCCTTCCATCGCCAGCCCGAGGATGGCGATCGCGGCGAACGACAGCAGCATGACGCCGCCGCAGATCTTGTAGACGACGTTGCGCCTGAGCGCCTGCCGGCCCGCCGGCGGCGCCGCGCCGAACCGGAAGAACACCAGGTAGAACGACAGGGCCGCGAACGTGATCGCGAAGACCAGGTGGAAGCCCAGGATGCCGTGGTTCGAGTAGTGCGCCCGCGTGCCCAGCTCGGGGTAGCGGGCCAGCAGTTCGGCTGCATAGGTGGGGTCCATCGGGAACAGCGCCGCGCCGATGGCCGCGAGGCCGGCAAGGGTCGCCACGATATTGTCGCGCACGTGGGCCGTGCGGTAGCACGCCAGCAGCGCTCCGGTCAGCACCGTGGTCGAGACGAAGATGTCGCGCATGCTGGTGTAGTAGTAGGCGCTGAGCGAATCGGTGGTGCGGATGCCTTCAATTAACAGGCCACCGCCGCGCACCGCCAGCGGCATCAGCAGGCCGGCCCAGCCGATCATTCGCCGCAGCGTGAGCCAGGACGCCACGTAGTCATTCTCCAGCGCATGCATGTCGTTCTCCATCTCCTCCAAAAGGAAAGTCTACTCCTGAGTTGGCGCCATGGCGCGGCCGATTGCGTACCGGATCGCGCCCGCGTCAACCGGGCCTGCCGATCTTGCAGGACGGACAGAAAATCAGCGAATTGACCATCGGCGGATCGCCGCCGCCCTACAATCGCCATTCCATTCATCGAAGGAAGTCGAAGCCATGCTGAAATCCATCGCGGGCGCCATCGCGCTCGGCACCGTTGCCGTCGCGCCGGCCGGCGCCGAGGCCGTCAAGCCGGTAAAGATCCTGATCGTCAGCGGCGGCTGCTGCCACGACTATGCGCGGCAGCGGGCGCTGCTGGAGGAGGGCCTGAAGGCGCGCATGGCGGCGGAGGTCAGCCACGTCTATTACGATCCCAAGCCGGGCGAGAAGGCCACGCGGCCGGCGCTGCCAATCTACGGCAACCCAGCCTATGCGGACGGCTTCGACGTGGTCATCCACAACGAGTGCGCCGCGGACGAGGACAGCGCGGCGGCGCTGGACGCGGTACTGGCGCCGCACCGCCGCGGCGTGCCGGCGGTGAACCTGCACTGCGCGATGCATTCGTACCGTTCCGGCGACTGGAAGCAGCCGGTGGCGGCCGGTGCCGCGAATGCCAGGTGGTTCGAGTTCACCGGCATCCAGTCCAGCGGCCACGGCCCGCAATCGCCGATCCGGCTGAGCGCCGCCGCCACGGGCCATCCGGTGGCCGAAGGCTTCAGGCCGTACACCACCGGCAGCGACGAGCTCTACAACAATCTCACCAGTTTCAATGTCACCCCCGTGCTGTACGGCGTGCAGCCGGAGGCGAAGGTGGAG
Above is a window of Pseudoduganella dura DNA encoding:
- a CDS encoding alkaline phosphatase — encoded protein: MNRKSLLIAGLSLTMLAACGSDNDSTASTPTPTPTPGVDVPQPKNVIFFLGDGMGLTTMTAARIYSVGEDGELTMDTLPETAFVKTFSNDAQVTDSAPSMAAYMTGVKMNNEVISMSQNTKAVSPVLDSAGNRLGNNCGTGNGTPATTLLELAKAQGLGTGVVSTARITHATPAAAYTHICHRDLENDIAAALVPGAAGYNSALGATGLDVIMGGGSQFFKPVKDGGRRADGRDLVAELKAKSYAYAGNTTEFTAIDGTKTDKLLALFTSSHMSYDLDRDPAKEPSLADMTTKAMDVLARNGKGYFLMVEGGRIDHALHETTAKKALQDTVAFDNAIKAAIAKAKVADPDLKNTLIVVTADHDHTLVLNGYAKRTGKTAAGNAGVLGVVKNYVTGAVDKDLDGAPYSIIGFGNGENRVQASRAGQAALDDTATSANTYHQEAVVRMGVGGETHGGTDVFLGAIGKGADTFTGTIDNTRVFSLVKNAAGL
- a CDS encoding NAD(P)-dependent alcohol dehydrogenase yields the protein MTVKAYGAHAADRPLESMDIARRPPGAHDVQIDIAFCGVCHSDLHTVRGEWAGTVFPCVPGHEIVGRVSAVGHHVSHHKVGDLVGVGCLVDSCRHCADCEEGLENYCDNMTGTYNFPTADAPGHTLGGYAEQIVVHERYVLRVRHPEAQLAAVAPLLCAGITTYSPLRHWHAGPGRKIGIVGIGGLGHMGIKLARAMGAHVVAFTTSASKRGDAEALGAHEVVVSTDAAAMAAQANSLDLIINTVAAPHDLDAFTSLLKRDGTMTLVGVPALPHPSPAVFNLVGKRRSIAGSMIGGIPETQEMLDFCFEHGIVADIEMIRADEINDAYERMLKGDVKYRFVIDNATLA
- a CDS encoding MFS transporter — translated: MTASRDHGLEKPAAWGAVCAMALGAFALIASEFMPVSLLTPIAADLRITEGQAGQAIAISGAFALLASLCVAPLAGRLDRKTLLLSLTLLMIASGTVVALAPDYHVFMFGRALIGVAIGGFWSMSAATTMRLVPDRDVPRALAILNGGNALAAIVAAPLGSFLGSIIGWRGAFFFVVPLAALALAWKFVSLPSMPAQDAARGNGVVRLMKRPAVALGMAAVSLFFMGQFALFTYLRPFLETVTGAGVSTLSFMLLLLGAAGFAGTTLIGGFLGKGLYRTLVAIPAMMAAIAVALVAFGGSTAATAALLAAWGLVATAAPVGWWTWLAKTLPRDAEAGGGLMVAVVQLAIMLGATAGGLLFDAGGYRSTFYMSAAVLVVAAVLAALAARAASHAQAR
- a CDS encoding (R)-mandelonitrile lyase, encoding MELKRAGSQPSMKGPDDWFTGTVRIDPLFAAPAPSRVSTASVTFEPGARSAWHNHPLGQTLIVTAGCGWTQCEGEAKVEIRAGDVVWCPPGHRHWHGATATTSMTHIAVQEALDGVNVNWMEKVADADYLSALADGASHDH
- a CDS encoding LysR family transcriptional regulator, with the translated sequence MARDNINDILVFLAVARERSFTRAAAKLGMTQSALSHIIRALETRLGVRLLTRTTRSVSPTEAGERLLQNVAPRLEEIEAELTAISDMGDKPSGTVRITAIDHVVDAVLWPRIAPLLPLYPDLHVEISSDYRLVDIAAERYDIGVRYGDQVEKDMIAVRLTGDEPMMIVGSPAYFARRPVPASMQDLLKHNCICLRLASSGGLYAWELQHEGQALEARVRGQAVFTNVYPMRDAALGGIGLAFLPESLVGRHVRDGSLVSVMADWCPAFPGLHAYYPSRRNSSRALGLVIDAIRYKG
- a CDS encoding ThuA domain-containing protein, producing the protein MLKSIAGAIALGTVAVAPAGAEAVKPVKILIVSGGCCHDYARQRALLEEGLKARMAAEVSHVYYDPKPGEKATRPALPIYGNPAYADGFDVVIHNECAADEDSAAALDAVLAPHRRGVPAVNLHCAMHSYRSGDWKQPVAAGAANARWFEFTGIQSSGHGPQSPIRLSAAATGHPVAEGFRPYTTGSDELYNNLTSFNVTPVLYGVQPEAKVEADRAKTYTVAWTHSYGPKNARVFSTTLAHNEAVMADPRYLDLVARGVLWATGKL